Genomic segment of Paenibacillus polymyxa:
GCAGGAATGCGGAATCTCAGCGTATCACCGCTCAAATGCTCTTGAATCAGTTCACGAATGCGCAGCAAATCGCCTTCATCAAAAGCGCTAATTTTCAAATAGCCCTCCCCAGAAGGAAGCATTTCCAGTTGCTCAGGGGTACAGGCATCTTTTTTGTTAAATAATACGATCTGAGGCTTGTCCGCAGCCCCTAGCTGCTGCAAGATCGTCTCTACAACTTTCATCTGTTCGTCTCGCATATCCGAGGAAGCATCCACGACATGCAAAATGAGATGAGCCTCATTCGCCTCCTCCAAAGTAGCCCGGAAGGAAGCAACCAAATCATGAGGAAGATTTTGGATAAAACCCACCGTATCCGTAAGAATAACTTCTTTTCCACTCGGTAGCTCCATTGTTCTGGAGGTAGGATCCAGCGTCGCAAACAGTTGATTCTCAATATATACATCGGCTGCTGTCAGTTGCTTCAACAGCGTCGATTTGCCCGCATTGGTATAGCCAACAAGTGCCACCTGTACAATGCCGCTCTTTTGCCTGCGCTCCCTGTGCAAATACCGGTGGCGGGTCACTTCCTCCAGTTGGCGTTTCAGATCACTGATTCGATCACGAATATGACGGCGGTCTGTCTCCAGCTTGCTTTCACCAGGACCACGTGTTCCGATTCCACCACCGAGACGCGAGAGATTTTTGCCATGTCCAGACAAACGTGGAAGTAAATATGACAACTGCGCCAGTTCAACCTGAATAATACCTTCCCGTGTTTTTGCACGTTGTGCAAAAATGTCCAGAATCAATTGTGTCCGGTCAATAATTTTGAGATCCAGACTTTCTTCCAGATTCCGTACTTGGGCCCCCGAGAGCTCCTGATCAAAAATAGCTGTATTCGCTCCCAATTCTTCAGCAACTGCGCGCAATTCCTCTACTTTTCCTTTGCCAATAAACCATTTTGAATCCTTAGCTTCCTTATTCTGTGTCAGGACGCTCAATACTTCAACTCCCGCTGTCTCAGCCAGTTTCACCAGCTCATCCAACGAGTATTCCGTATTGATGCCAGATCGTTTGACTTCATCCGTAATTAGACTGACCAGTACCGCCTTGTCCTGCATTTCGGTTTGTGTATCATGAGTGGAGTTCGCCATATTGTTTGCTCCTTTATATTCATGTCAACTCTCGAACAGAGACCGACCTGATGTTCAGGCCGGCCCCCGCTCGATGTCATACCATTCGATGTGATTCAGATTCCTATTATCGCCTATCTTTTGTCCATTTTCAAATCCTCTGGACGCAGCGTCATCAATTCCTGTTTGCCAGGTTGCCCGCTCCGGTACTGATTGAGCAACCTGACAGCTTGGTGCCGAATCGCTTTTTCAATCACGTTACGAACATATCGTGCATTACTAAATGCATGAAGACTGTCATTACGCTCGTTTAGCAAATGCTCCTTCATTTTAATTATGGACTGAGGCATGAGAATATAATCCCGCTCCTTGGCCATCATCTCGGAAATTTGGATAAGCTGATCCACAGTATAATCAGGAAAATCCAACTGGATTGGAAAGCGAGAAGGAAGACCAGGATTTGTTCGTAGAAAAAAGTCCATTTCCCCCGAGTATCCAGCGAGAATCAAAATAAATTGATTTTTTTGGTCTTCCATGGACTTTACCAAGGTATCAATCGCTTCTTTTCCAAAATCCTTTTCCCCTCCGCGTGCCAAACTGTAAGCCTCATCAATGAACAACACGCCGCCAAGAGATTTCTTTACCAGATCTCGCGTTTTTTGTGCCGTATGGCCAATATACTCACCGACCAGATCAGCCCTCTCTACCTCAATCAGATGACCTTTGCTCAGTACACCCATTTTTTGCAGCATTTTAGCGATAATGCGGGCTACTGTCGTTTTGCCTGTACCTGGATTTCCTTTGAAAATCATGTGATATACGTGTGCATTGCTCAATAATCCCGCATCCGTGCGCATATGGGCGATTTGCAAAAAGGCATATACCTCAAATACCAGGTCTTTGATGTTATCCAAGCCGACGAGATGATCGAGTTCTTTCTGAATTTCCTGATAAAGACTGAGATACTGCGGTAGCGCCTGTGACTTGGTTGAAGCCACTGCTTCCGTCTCGTCCACAGTCACCGAAGCTATCGGCTCCGGGCTACGCAGCACGACATTAATTTGTCTGGAAGGTCTCTCCTCCGACCGCTTGCCCGCGGCGATTCCCCGTCCGTTCATGCATCCATCACCTCAACATTTCTTCAGGCACAGCTTACCCTACTAATGTATTCGGTCTGGCATGTCCTTATTAGCATAAAAGCAACGGGAACGTGCACAAAGCCTTTTCTTTAATTCAGGCAACCCAAGTTTGAGCGCTGATCCACCACCGTTGCAGCGTCCATTTAGCGTATGCCAATACTTCTCTTGATTGATGAATTGGCATATTCAGCACTTTGGATTCCGTCAGAGCCATCTGAGGATGATCAAATTTCAAGAATTGAGCAATCTCCATCGCCCGAGGGCCATGATAGCTATGTGTGATGATCACGGTGGAGGTCCATCCATATTCA
This window contains:
- the hflX gene encoding GTPase HflX; the protein is MANSTHDTQTEMQDKAVLVSLITDEVKRSGINTEYSLDELVKLAETAGVEVLSVLTQNKEAKDSKWFIGKGKVEELRAVAEELGANTAIFDQELSGAQVRNLEESLDLKIIDRTQLILDIFAQRAKTREGIIQVELAQLSYLLPRLSGHGKNLSRLGGGIGTRGPGESKLETDRRHIRDRISDLKRQLEEVTRHRYLHRERRQKSGIVQVALVGYTNAGKSTLLKQLTAADVYIENQLFATLDPTSRTMELPSGKEVILTDTVGFIQNLPHDLVASFRATLEEANEAHLILHVVDASSDMRDEQMKVVETILQQLGAADKPQIVLFNKKDACTPEQLEMLPSGEGYLKISAFDEGDLLRIRELIQEHLSGDTLRFRIPAERGDLTSVLYRIGDVLLTEYDGNDVIYEVEIQRGEYEKYGHALSEFTEG
- a CDS encoding AAA family ATPase, yielding MNGRGIAAGKRSEERPSRQINVVLRSPEPIASVTVDETEAVASTKSQALPQYLSLYQEIQKELDHLVGLDNIKDLVFEVYAFLQIAHMRTDAGLLSNAHVYHMIFKGNPGTGKTTVARIIAKMLQKMGVLSKGHLIEVERADLVGEYIGHTAQKTRDLVKKSLGGVLFIDEAYSLARGGEKDFGKEAIDTLVKSMEDQKNQFILILAGYSGEMDFFLRTNPGLPSRFPIQLDFPDYTVDQLIQISEMMAKERDYILMPQSIIKMKEHLLNERNDSLHAFSNARYVRNVIEKAIRHQAVRLLNQYRSGQPGKQELMTLRPEDLKMDKR